The genomic interval TGCCCTTGCCTGTGGTTCCGTCAGGGGCAGTGCCGGCACCACACAGGGTGTGATGCAGgagtggcctggcctggggcccaCTGCTCTGGGGCCGGTTCCTGAGTGGCCCCCTCAGAGCTGGAGTTGCAGATTCCAGGCAGAAAGGGTGCCTCCCCATGTTCTCACGGGCTGTGGTCACCTCAGTGAGCAGACTGAACGTTGGTGCAGGCTCAGAGCATTTTCAGAGAATGGCCCAAGAATGGCTATGAACTGCCTTCaccatttaaaatataagaagttAGAGCTGATCTGCTCTAGTTTGGGGTCTCGTGTGGACATGGAACTGTCCAATCCAAACTCCTCCAGCTTCGCTTCATCAGTGACCCCCACCACTGACTGGTCCCAGAAGCAGAGCCTTTCAGAGGCCGTCCCTTCGCAACAGGCGATGTGGTCCTGCTGCCCACAAGGCGTGGACTCACCGTGCTCTCTTCCCTGCAGAATCTCCTATGACCCTGCCAGGTACCCCAAGTACCTGCCAGAAGCCTACTGCCTGTGCCGGGGCTGCCTGACTGGGCCGTTCGGGGAGGAGGACTTCCGCTTCCGGAGCACCCCAGTGTTCGTGCCTGCTGTTGTCCTCCGGCGAACCCCGGCTTGCGCGGGGGGCCGCTCCGTGTACACCGAGGAGTATGTCACTGTCCCCGTGGGCTGCACCTGCGTCCCCGAGCAGGAGAAGGAAGCGGACAGCGTCAACTCCAGCATGGACAAGCCGGGCAGCAAGCTCCTGCTCAGCCCCAGTGACAAGCCGGGCCGGCCCTGAGGcctctccacacccccacccccgaggCTTGAGGAGACTCGGCTGTGAGAGTCAAACACTGGGCTGGGgggcccttcccccagcctgctCAGGAGGCCGATCTCCCCCTTGCTCCTGGTTTCCCTTTAGGTAGGAGCGCAGGGTGGGTGACAGCTGACGGTTCAGAAATGAACAGGTAACAGCATCGCGTAGGTGGCCCGGGGCCGCCACAGGTGACCCGTGCCCCAGCTCTGCAGGGGCTCCCGGCCCACCCTGCCCTTCCACACCGTCAGGACAGCTGCGAGGGGCCAGAGCCTCACCAGGTCCGGGACAGGCAGACGCTCTTTGAAAAGTAGAACATATACCTCCTTTTTCACTCAGCTATTTTCAGTAGGGGCAGAAACTATATTAGCCATTTTGAGCaggtatattaaaatttttttacttggcatataaacattttataaacagTTTTCACTTCCTCTGCCAGGATTTTTTTAGACGCACAACTGGAATCAGTTGTTAGCTGGCCTGTGGCCTGGGCCCCTGCCGACAGTAACAAAACGGACGGGGCTGAAAATGACTGACTGGTGCCGGCTTCACAGGGGGCTCGGCTCACCCCAGCAAGGCCCCTCAGTTTCTTCGTGAGTACATCCATGACCACAGGTGCTGGTAGTGGGGCCGGGCTGTGGTTAAGAGGTGGTGGAGAAGGCACGCGGTAGAGGGTGAGAGCTGCGCCAGGCCCCAGGAAGAACCCAGCTCTGCTCAGTGTTAAGGACTTCGGGAACTAGCCAAACGTGAGGAGAAAGTGGGCTTAGGGTCTCCAGAAACCCGGGCTGGAGGCCTCTCTCCCTACATACTGCAGTGTGCGCTAACCCCTTAACTCTTCTTTAGGCGAAGGTCTTTCCCTAAACACAATCATTTGTAAAAGTGAGATGTTCTTAACTCATTCTGGAATCATTAAAACACCTGTAGGTCAAGGACACACTAGCTGTATGCCTCTCTGGACTCTGCTCTGATGGGCTCagctaatttttaaaggaaagaatatgCTAATTAAAACCTTTATCTTTATGGTTGAAGCTTAAACTAACAAATTGGTTTGGTTGTAGGACAGTCACCTGGCCGCATCCGTGGCTATCTGCTCTGGGCCCAGCCTCGCTATCCTGCAGGTCACCGAGAGGCCGCCCCCTACTTACCTCGTGACGGAAGGGTCACTGAGGGAACTTTCAACTTGACTAAATCTTGACAGAAGTTGTACGTGAAAAATATCACTAAGCAAAATTcgtattttacaaataaaaaacttGCAACTGCATCAGTAGCCGTGGACAGTTCTATAGTTTGGGAAACTACTCTGTTCAACCTCTAGGGGAAGAAAAGTAACCCCAGTGGTGTATACCGAGAATACATTCTTGTCCCGGAAACAGGCGGTTCAGAGCAGTAACAAACAAGTCAGTAAATGAAAACCTGCCTTTCAGACCAGTGATTTGGGTAATTAGTTCATTTTCCAGCCACTCCACAAATACAAATAGTGTAAACATCAGCAGAGAGCGGGCTGAAGGAGAGTACACTGCACGAACAATATACCATTTCCACTAGCTGTGTTAAGAGTTAGCTTAACTAACCTTAACTGTTAGAAGGCAGCACATTCCCCATGGGAGAAATCAGCTTTCTCTTCCCAGACCTAGAACAGCAAccttcatttgcatttttctccGAAGGGAACAgtcattcatttaatatttattgagcacatggCCCTGTTCTGGGCTCTGAGCTCCTGGGAGACAGCTGTGAACCGGACACGACCTTCATCCTCAGCTACAGCTCCAAACCACACTGCTGTCAAAGCACAGCGGGACATCTGTGGGCCACTCCACACATGCGACACGCACCCGACGGAGAGGCCAAGCTCCTGTCTAATCAGCATCCTGGCCAGTCGCTAAGCTGCGAGTGCTCTGCTCTCCGGCTCTGTTAAATGAGGAGTATAGGTCAGATGGTTGTTAGGACCTCCCAGATCTAACTACACGGATTCAAGCTGGCAGGAGCGTCCTGAGCTCTGGGGATGCCCTCATAAGGAAATTACAATGAAATGGTATCTtcttgaaatgaaatgaaatgataatTAGGCCGGGGAGCCCCAGTTTGTGGGGGATGAAGGGGGCATAGCTTTTCAGtctactaagaaaataaaaagagggaaCTCACATGGGTCCTTTCTGCACTGTATTACCAACTGCATTCACAATTCACGGTCCAGCCCAGACTCATAATTCACATAACAGCGAAACTCGTTTGCCAAGGTTCGAGTGTGTTTTGGAATAAACTTGCACATCTTCACTCCAAGAAGTTTTGCTGCCACTTCCTCCATGACGGCACCTGAAGAGAACCACCAGATGCACCCGGGGACTGAGCCAACGGAGCAGGGAGTGGACAGAACGACGCAGCAGGAAGGGCAAGGGCGTCGTTACCTATCCCTTTTCATTTCCTCCAACAGTTTTGCAAATTACCtactttttccccttctttttaatttaataattttcctACCTCTGCAAAGCTGAGACacttagaaatttagaaataaattacatTCCATACAGTAACACAAGGGAAGCAAATACAATTACTAAAAACTAGCGTTTTCCAACTTTTTGAGTCAACATTTGAACCCCTTTTCCAATAATACCTAATCGTGCAAACTTGTGCCAGTATGTTCACACCAGCTTTTGGCTGACAAGTCCCATTTCTCCCACCAGCTCCGTCCTGGCTGGGACACTGCCCTAGGGGATGCCCCAGAGCGCCTCTTCCTTGAGGCCCACCGCACCGGAGACGTGGGCTCTGAGGCGCTGGGGCGCCGGAGCGGGGCCTGGACACCAGGCTGCCCGGAAGTAGGGAACCAGCAGTTAACGCTGCTGGCCTCAGTCAAGGGCCAGCATGTCCACCCCACCAGAGCCAGAGTCTTCTGATAAACCTAATCGAACCCCAGCTCTGCAACCTCCGGCACCCGCTTCAACCCCCCAACTCCAGGTTTCTCTTTGAGCGCAGAGGCTGAGTCACCTCCTGCCACTACGGCTGAGGACAACGGGGACAAGCAACAGGCGGGTGCGCACACCCCGGGCCAGCCCTGCTGCACGAGGGTCAGGCCGCTTAGCCCCCCACAGCCCTGAAAGGCAGCTCATGTCTCACTCCCAGGCCGCATAGCAGgagacaggcacagagaggtcagggcaCTTGTGTGCGGTCAGCCCGGCCCTACCTGTGCACAGCAGAATCTTGCCCCGAGTCAGGTACTTTATGGTTTCGGATGTTTTTCTCAGACATTCCTCGGAGAGGTAGGGGGGATCTGCTATTACGATGTCAAAGCTGTGTGCAGCAATTTTCTTGGGCAAATCCATTGGATTGTGGTAATCATAGAAGATAAACTCTTCTCCGTACACGGCAAATCTTGTGTCATATTCGAAGATGTAGACGGACGAGGCTGCCTCCCCCTGCAGCTCTCTCAGCTTCTGGTAAACACTGGGGGCGCTGACACACGCTATCCTGGAACAAATGAACCCGCTCATGAAAGACCGTTAGGACAGCTGATGGCGTCAGACAACCGCTTCACTGAAAAGCGGGATCCTGAATAAATAAGAGCAGTAAATTTCGAGAGAAAACTTTATACTGCCTCACTTTTAAGGAGTCTGGTATTTAAAAATCAGCAACTCATAATTTTAAGGCATAAGGATGTAAAACATGTAAAACGTCGGGACAAGAGCCAGGCGGCCCATCGCCCGAATGTGCTTGCTATTTTCATGTTCgtcctttaacatttatttcaaatacttttaGCCTCAAACTAcatattttgaagttatttttataatattcataatgttgaaagaaaaaccCCTAATAACTACCTAAATaactttcattttccaaaaagagATACCGACATTAGGTCTCAATGTAGACTGACTACTTTGAATTTCTGCTGCTGCTTTGTGTAAGGAAGTTAAGGAACCTGTTTCATTATAGGCAGTCTCCAGTCTGTGAATGGGCAGTGTTCCACCAGTTCACTTTTAAAACCACCTGCTAAAAACGCTAGAAGGGACTTAAATGTTGGATCACTGAGTTGACCGTGGCACATCTGTTACAGTGGAACACTTTGTAGTCAGTCCTCTCCAGGACAGTCAAGTTCAGAAGAGTGTAAACCGTGCCTCCACGGGTGCACAGACTCATGCTCACAGGTGCACCGCCACCTCTGGGAGATGGGAGAGGTGGAGACCGCAGCTTGCCTCCTGGGAGGGGGGTACCTGCAGACAATGGAGAAGAGACTCACTCTTTTCTCAGTCTCCTCTGTCACTTTCAGATTTTTATCACATGTATATGTTATCATTCAAAATAGGACTTCAACTCTAAACCTGTGAGATGCATTTCTTAACAGAGAAGTGTTACATGCACTGGTTAGGTGCCCACACTGGGCTTAAGGCTTCTCAGCCGAAACACACATGAAGCATGTAAGGAAATCTGGTGGCACCCCATCTGCTTCTGTAGGGACCAGAGCCCTGGAGGGCCCAGAGCGGGGTTGGGGGGCACGGGAGAGGACATAGAGCTGTGTCTTCACTCTGCTGAAAGCCAGTGGGCAGCATCCAAGGATTAGCTGCACCGTGGAAATCCCTTCTGAGAAAGAGGGCCAAATAAAGGTATTTTCAGACAGACAAAATCTGAGACTGTCATCAGCAAACCTTCACTAACAAATTCCAAAGGGTGtacttcaggcagaaggaaagtgGTCTGAGGTGCAAGGAGGAGCGGAGGCAGTGTGTGGTGACCCCAGTGGAGGTGGCACAGCCGGCCGGAGCGGGGACCTTCGGCACGTGACTCATCTCTTGGGCTCAGCGTCTGTCTTCAGAACGGAGAGTGTAACGGCAGCCAGCTCAGGGCTGTGCGGGGACGGGCACCTGGCAAGGCCGCGGTCGGAGCTACCGGTACTATTCCTCAGCCCTGAGGTACTGAAGGCGCCTTCCAGAAAACATAGTAAGCTGCTTCCAAAGCCCTCATGTGAGTggaagagaaaatacatgtaaaagcACCGTCACGAAGAGAAATCTAAGAAACAACTacacacaatttaaaaagaaaaggatagaaaaaaacCCTCACGACATCCAGTTCACGGTGGCAGGTGGAGAACACGTTTACGCAGGTGTGCCCCTTCCTGGACACTGACTCGGTAGGGCGTGAGAAATCTGTTCTGTTGTTTAAgcataaacctccaacaagagaAGGTGAGAGGAGACAAAACAAACAGTTTCGGAAGCTGAAAAGCAAGCGCTCAGCAGACCCAGGAGCCAAGCCCAGGCCCCCTGGGCAGGGGCCTGGTTTACGTCACGGCCCCAGCGCGCCCACCTGAGATGAACAGACGGCGAGGGCCGCAGACACTCAGGGAAATCATCTAACACGAGAGGCCGAAGTCGAGAGAAAAGGCATGCTGGAGACTGCAGCAAgaagaagactttttaaaaatcccacaaTTCAATGTCTTCAGAAAGATAACAAGAtacaataataaagaaatattcaGAGATCCCCCCCAAAATACAGATGATTAAATGCATAACAGCAGAAATAGTAAACTCAGtagaaagtttagaaaataaagttgAGGAAGTTTTCCAGGAGGTAAGGTAAAAAAGACAACAGATGgaaaaaggacagaaagaaaagtCAATCAGGTCCAACATTCaaataataggagttccagaaagagGAACAGGAAAAACG from Camelus bactrianus isolate YW-2024 breed Bactrian camel chromosome 14, ASM4877302v1, whole genome shotgun sequence carries:
- the EEF1AKMT1 gene encoding EEF1A lysine methyltransferase 1 → MCEMSDSEDDGVPQLSSHALAALQEFYAEQRQHADPAGDDKYNIGVIEENWQLSQFWYDQETARRLAEEAGAAAGEGGRIACVSAPSVYQKLRELQGEAASSVYIFEYDTRFAVYGEEFIFYDYHNPMDLPKKIAAHSFDIVIADPPYLSEECLRKTSETIKYLTRGKILLCTGAVMEEVAAKLLGVKMCKFIPKHTRTLANEFRCYVNYESGLDREL